A region from the Beduinella massiliensis genome encodes:
- a CDS encoding ABC transporter permease subunit gives MQTKRGKRRDVWTVVTVTALVFYAIFLLYPLITLLSRSFMNGEGAFSMENFARIFSKKYYLRAMGNSFKVTLAVTFFSVLLATPLAYIMSVFKIRGKGVLEILVLISSMSAPFIGAYSWIMLFGRNGSITNIFKNFLGFTLPDIYGFNGIVIVMSLQLYSLVFMFVSGAFKNMDNSLIEASESMGCTGLRKMFRVVLPLIMPTLLAGALMVFMRTFADYGTPRLIGEGYNTLPVLVYNEFMSETGSNDGLAAAISIIAVVITTSVFLIQKLVVNRKQFTMSALHPIEPRQLKGLPNVLAHLYCYLLVFVAMMPQLYVIYSSFRKTSGKLFVEGYWLGSYKEAFTTVGRSIVNTYVLSFISIVAIVLIAVLIAYVVVRRRNALNNSLDVISMFPETVAGSVLGIALLMTFSHRPLLLSGTAFIMVLSFTIRRLPYTVRSSSAILHQISPSIEEASISLGASNMKTFFKVTVPMMMPGVISGAILSWIAIITELSTSIILYTTNTKTMTLEIYSQIIRGNDGIASAISSILTFSTVIALAVFFKVSGKKDITM, from the coding sequence ATGCAAACTAAACGGGGGAAGCGGCGCGACGTATGGACGGTGGTGACCGTCACCGCGCTGGTCTTTTACGCGATCTTCCTGCTCTACCCGCTGATCACGCTGCTCTCGCGCAGCTTCATGAACGGCGAGGGCGCATTCTCCATGGAAAACTTCGCGCGCATCTTCTCCAAGAAGTATTACCTGCGCGCGATGGGCAACAGCTTCAAGGTGACGCTGGCGGTGACCTTCTTTTCCGTGCTGCTGGCCACGCCTCTGGCGTACATCATGTCGGTCTTCAAGATTCGCGGCAAGGGCGTGCTGGAGATCCTGGTGCTCATCAGCTCCATGTCCGCGCCCTTCATCGGCGCGTATTCGTGGATCATGCTGTTCGGGCGCAACGGCAGCATCACCAATATCTTCAAGAACTTTTTGGGCTTCACCCTACCGGACATCTACGGCTTTAACGGCATCGTCATCGTCATGTCGCTGCAGCTCTACTCCCTGGTGTTCATGTTCGTCTCCGGCGCCTTCAAGAACATGGACAATTCCCTGATCGAGGCCTCGGAGTCCATGGGCTGCACGGGGCTTCGCAAGATGTTCCGGGTCGTGCTGCCCCTCATCATGCCCACCCTGCTCGCGGGCGCGCTGATGGTCTTCATGCGCACCTTCGCGGATTACGGCACGCCGCGCCTCATCGGCGAGGGCTATAACACCCTGCCGGTGCTGGTCTACAACGAGTTCATGAGCGAGACGGGCTCCAACGACGGCCTCGCGGCGGCGATTTCCATCATCGCGGTCGTCATCACGACCAGCGTCTTCCTCATTCAGAAGCTGGTCGTCAACCGCAAGCAGTTCACCATGAGCGCGCTGCACCCCATCGAGCCCCGGCAGCTGAAGGGCCTACCGAACGTGCTGGCGCACCTGTACTGCTACCTGCTGGTATTCGTCGCCATGATGCCCCAGCTCTACGTCATCTACTCCTCCTTCAGAAAGACCAGCGGCAAGCTGTTCGTCGAGGGCTACTGGCTGGGCAGCTATAAAGAGGCGTTCACGACCGTCGGCCGCTCCATCGTGAACACCTACGTGCTCAGCTTCATCTCCATCGTGGCGATCGTCCTCATCGCGGTGCTCATCGCCTACGTGGTCGTGCGCAGGCGCAACGCGCTCAACAACTCGCTGGACGTCATCAGCATGTTCCCGGAGACCGTCGCGGGCTCGGTGCTGGGCATCGCGCTCCTGATGACGTTCAGCCACAGGCCCCTGCTGCTCAGCGGCACGGCCTTCATCATGGTGCTCTCCTTCACGATCAGGCGTCTGCCCTACACGGTGCGCTCGTCCTCGGCGATTCTGCACCAGATCAGCCCCTCGATCGAGGAGGCGTCCATCAGCCTCGGCGCGTCGAACATGAAGACGTTCTTCAAGGTGACGGTGCCCATGATGATGCCCGGCGTCATCTCCGGCGCGATCCTCAGCTGGATTGCGATCATCACGGAGCTTTCGACCTCCATCATCCTGTACACGACGAACACCAAGACCATGACGCTGGAGATCTATTCGCAGATCATCCGGGGCAATGACGGCATCGCCTCGGCGATCTCCTCCATCCTGACCTTTTCCACGGTCATCGCGCTTGCGGTCTTCTTCAAGGTCAGCGGCAAGAAGGACATCACCATGTGA
- a CDS encoding extracellular solute-binding protein, whose translation MKKFLSLLVAALLVLGMTGAALAEGELTICSPNSDGLLSIIPTFEEKTGIKVTVESMGSGDCMKRIANELENPTFDLMYGGSLANYVANKDLFQDYYSPEDKNLMPEYQNKLGYCTNYTVDGSVLLVNTDLLAELGIEVNGYKDLLQPELKDKIVSADPVNSSSAFCQVTNMLLAMGGYESDEAWQYVKDLYTNVNGKITSSSSAVYKGVQNGEYVVGLTYEDPCVTLLKSGATNIKIIYPVEGTVFLPAQIGIVKNCKNLDSAKAFVDFMLSEEAQVFLAENTTSRPIREVNAGNEFMTPMNEIHLIFEDSDYVTSHTSEIKDKIQDVIMDI comes from the coding sequence ATGAAAAAGTTTCTTTCCCTGCTCGTGGCGGCTCTGCTGGTGCTGGGCATGACGGGCGCGGCCCTCGCGGAGGGCGAACTGACCATCTGCTCGCCCAACAGCGACGGCCTGCTGTCCATCATTCCGACGTTTGAGGAGAAGACGGGCATCAAGGTCACGGTGGAGTCCATGGGCTCCGGCGACTGCATGAAGCGTATCGCCAACGAGCTTGAGAACCCGACGTTCGACCTCATGTATGGCGGCTCGCTGGCCAACTACGTGGCCAACAAGGATCTGTTCCAGGACTATTACTCCCCTGAGGATAAGAACCTCATGCCCGAGTATCAGAACAAGCTGGGCTACTGCACCAACTACACCGTGGACGGCTCCGTGCTGCTGGTCAACACCGACCTGCTCGCCGAGCTGGGCATCGAAGTGAACGGCTACAAGGATCTGCTGCAGCCCGAGCTCAAGGACAAGATCGTCTCTGCCGACCCGGTGAACTCCTCCTCCGCCTTCTGCCAGGTGACCAACATGCTGCTGGCGATGGGCGGCTACGAGTCCGACGAGGCGTGGCAGTACGTCAAGGACTTGTACACCAACGTCAACGGCAAGATCACCAGCTCTTCCAGCGCGGTGTACAAGGGCGTGCAGAACGGCGAATACGTCGTGGGCCTGACCTATGAAGATCCCTGCGTCACGCTGCTCAAGAGCGGCGCCACCAACATCAAGATCATCTACCCGGTCGAGGGCACCGTGTTCCTGCCCGCGCAGATCGGCATCGTCAAGAACTGCAAGAACCTCGACAGCGCCAAGGCGTTCGTGGACTTCATGCTCTCCGAGGAAGCGCAGGTCTTCCTGGCCGAGAACACCACCAGCCGCCCCATCCGCGAGGTGAACGCGGGCAACGAATTCATGACGCCGATGAACGAGATTCACCTGATCTTCGAGGACTCCGACTACGTCACGTCCCATACCTCGGAAATCAAGGACAAGATTCAGGACGTCATCATGGACATCTGA
- a CDS encoding ATP-binding cassette domain-containing protein, whose product MSVSIAFQHVVKKYGDNTIIPDLSLNVRDGEFFTLLGPSGCGKTTLLRMVAGFNSIEGGTISFDKDVINDMPPARRNIGMVFQNYAVFPHMNVRQNVAFGLENRKVPKDEIRRRVDEILETVKITEYQDRMPDRLSGGQQQRVALARAIVIHPSVLLMDEPLSNLDAKLRIEMRNAIKMIQNDVGITTIYVTHDQEEAMAVSDRIAVMNAGVIQHVGTPKNIYQRPANLFVAGFIGRSNRLGAKLSLKGGEPHLTFGNGFTTPYAGLRGDRRREQEVVVSVRPEEFTIATDGHGVDGTIVSSVFLGLNTTYFVKLFDGSMVEIIEESSIDNILENGTHVSLGLKLSKVNVFNAEGDENLTAGVVNDAN is encoded by the coding sequence TTGAGCGTTTCCATCGCCTTTCAGCATGTCGTCAAGAAGTACGGCGACAACACCATCATCCCCGACCTTTCCCTGAACGTGCGGGACGGCGAATTCTTCACGCTGCTGGGGCCGTCCGGCTGCGGCAAGACGACGCTTCTGCGCATGGTGGCGGGCTTTAATTCCATCGAAGGCGGCACGATCTCGTTTGACAAAGACGTCATCAACGACATGCCGCCGGCCCGGCGCAACATCGGCATGGTGTTTCAAAACTACGCGGTCTTCCCGCACATGAACGTGCGCCAGAACGTGGCCTTTGGACTGGAAAACCGCAAGGTGCCTAAGGACGAGATCAGGCGCCGCGTGGACGAAATTCTGGAGACGGTCAAGATCACCGAGTATCAGGACCGCATGCCCGACAGGCTCTCCGGCGGCCAGCAGCAGCGCGTCGCGCTGGCCCGCGCGATCGTCATCCACCCCAGCGTGCTGCTGATGGACGAACCGCTCTCCAACCTGGACGCGAAGCTGCGCATCGAGATGCGCAACGCCATCAAGATGATTCAAAACGACGTGGGCATCACCACGATCTACGTGACGCACGACCAGGAAGAGGCCATGGCCGTCTCCGACCGCATCGCGGTCATGAACGCGGGCGTCATCCAGCACGTCGGCACGCCCAAGAACATATACCAGCGCCCGGCGAACCTGTTCGTCGCGGGCTTCATCGGCCGCTCCAACCGCCTCGGCGCGAAGCTCTCGCTCAAGGGCGGCGAGCCGCACCTCACGTTCGGCAACGGATTCACGACGCCCTATGCGGGGCTGCGCGGGGATCGCAGGCGCGAGCAGGAGGTCGTCGTCAGCGTGCGTCCGGAGGAGTTCACCATCGCGACGGACGGGCACGGCGTGGACGGCACCATCGTCTCCAGCGTGTTCCTGGGGCTCAACACGACGTACTTCGTGAAGCTCTTCGACGGCTCCATGGTCGAAATCATCGAGGAATCCTCCATCGACAACATTCTTGAAAACGGCACGCACGTTTCGCTGGGACTCAAGCTCTCCAAGGTCAACGTCTTCAACGCGGAGGGCGACGAGAACCTCACGGCGGGGGTGGTGAACGATGCAAACTAA
- a CDS encoding DUF2000 family protein: MDTQMKCAVILNESLPVGVLANAAAILGMTLGTRFGQLVGEDVKDADGGTHPGIVTVPVPALRADAKTLAAIWEKASADEAVFAVDFTDVAQGCRVYGEYVERMGAASPASLGFLGIGLAGDAKHVNRLTGNLPLLR; this comes from the coding sequence ATGGACACACAGATGAAGTGCGCCGTCATCTTGAACGAATCGCTGCCGGTGGGCGTGCTCGCAAACGCCGCGGCGATTTTGGGCATGACGCTGGGCACGCGCTTTGGGCAGCTCGTCGGGGAGGACGTCAAAGACGCGGACGGCGGCACGCACCCGGGCATCGTGACGGTGCCGGTGCCCGCGCTGCGCGCGGACGCGAAGACCCTGGCCGCGATTTGGGAAAAGGCCTCGGCGGACGAGGCGGTCTTCGCCGTGGACTTTACGGACGTGGCGCAGGGCTGCCGCGTCTACGGTGAGTACGTCGAGCGGATGGGCGCGGCGTCGCCGGCGTCGCTCGGCTTTCTGGGCATCGGGCTCGCGGGAGACGCAAAGCATGTGAACCGATTGACGGGCAATCTGCCGCTGCTGCGGTGA